The following proteins come from a genomic window of Pseudomonas cichorii:
- a CDS encoding nitroreductase family protein, which yields MSTNPRIADHTIDPQFTHRWSPRAFTGENISQETLLSFFEAARWAPSAYNSQPWRFLYARRDTPNWERYLGLLNEFNRSWAQSASALVIVISKTTFAAPGATEESPATTHEFDAGSAWGYLALQASLSGWYTHGMSGFDKELTRKELNIPEGYALHAAVAIGKLGDKSTLPDYLQGREAPSPRKPVAELAVEGDFSL from the coding sequence ATGAGCACTAATCCCCGTATCGCCGACCACACCATCGACCCGCAATTCACCCATCGCTGGTCACCTCGCGCCTTCACCGGTGAAAACATTTCACAGGAGACCCTGCTGAGTTTCTTCGAGGCCGCACGCTGGGCACCTTCGGCCTATAACTCGCAGCCATGGCGCTTTCTTTATGCTCGTCGCGACACCCCGAACTGGGAGCGTTACCTGGGCCTGCTCAATGAGTTCAACCGCAGCTGGGCGCAGAGCGCTTCGGCACTGGTGATCGTCATCTCCAAGACCACCTTCGCCGCACCGGGCGCGACCGAAGAAAGCCCGGCAACCACACACGAATTCGATGCCGGTTCCGCGTGGGGATACCTTGCCTTGCAGGCGAGCCTGAGCGGCTGGTACACCCACGGCATGTCAGGCTTCGACAAGGAACTGACCCGCAAGGAGCTGAACATTCCAGAAGGCTATGCCCTGCATGCAGCCGTGGCCATCGGCAAACTGGGCGACAAATCGACGTTGCCCGACTACCTGCAAGGCCGCGAAGCCCCAAGCCCACGCAAGCCAGTAGCAGAGCTGGCGGTTGAGGGTGATTTTTCGTTGTAG
- a CDS encoding YcgL domain-containing protein: MKRICSIYRSPKKNEMYLYVLKSDVLKRVPVELLAAFGTPQHAFDLVLSPERALAREDINKVLENLDTQGYHLQMPPAEEEYIQHLPEELLRRNDPV, encoded by the coding sequence TTGAAACGTATTTGCTCCATTTATCGCAGCCCGAAAAAGAACGAGATGTACCTGTATGTGCTCAAGAGCGATGTGCTCAAGCGTGTACCGGTAGAGTTACTGGCTGCGTTCGGCACGCCTCAGCATGCTTTCGACCTGGTGCTCAGTCCTGAGCGCGCGCTGGCTCGTGAAGATATCAACAAGGTGCTGGAAAACCTCGATACCCAGGGCTATCACTTGCAGATGCCGCCTGCCGAAGAGGAATACATCCAGCACTTGCCCGAAGAGTTGTTGCGCCGCAACGATCCTGTCTGA
- the rnd gene encoding ribonuclease D, giving the protein MAIDIHWIRDDDSLARQCAQWQSLPFVALDTEFMRVDTFYPIAALLQIGDGSSAWLIDPLLISDWTPLSALLENPDVIKVVHACSEDLEVLLRLTGSLPVPLFDTQLAAAYLNIGFSMGYSRLVQEVLNIDLPKGETRSDWLQRPLSETQISYAAEDAVHLAELFGLLRPRLSDEKYLWVLEDGAELVANLRRETDPYEIYRDAKLAWKLSRAQLAVLRELCAWREIQARSRNLPRNRIVREHSLWPLAKTQPDNLSALARIEDMHPRTVRQDGEFLLDLIKKSGNLPPDQWPQALPEPLPIEASGILKGLRAIGQQYAEQLNIAPEVVLRKKTLEALLKSGYPDGPYTLPDSLRGWRRELMGQALLDSLANAGEQP; this is encoded by the coding sequence GTGGCCATCGATATTCATTGGATTCGCGACGACGACAGCCTCGCCCGACAGTGCGCGCAGTGGCAGTCGCTGCCATTTGTCGCGCTCGACACCGAGTTCATGCGGGTCGACACCTTTTACCCTATTGCCGCGCTGCTACAGATCGGTGACGGTTCCAGCGCCTGGCTGATCGATCCGCTGCTCATCAGCGACTGGACGCCTCTGTCCGCATTGCTTGAAAACCCCGACGTCATCAAGGTGGTTCATGCTTGCAGCGAAGATCTGGAAGTCCTGCTGCGCCTGACGGGCAGCCTGCCGGTTCCGCTGTTCGACACCCAACTGGCGGCCGCTTACCTGAACATCGGGTTTTCCATGGGCTATTCGCGTCTGGTGCAGGAGGTGCTGAACATCGACCTGCCCAAGGGCGAGACCCGTTCCGACTGGCTGCAACGCCCGTTGTCGGAAACCCAGATCAGCTATGCCGCTGAAGATGCCGTGCATCTGGCCGAGCTTTTCGGTCTGTTGCGGCCACGCCTGTCGGACGAGAAATACCTCTGGGTTCTCGAGGATGGTGCCGAGTTGGTCGCCAACCTGCGCCGGGAAACCGATCCCTACGAAATTTACCGCGACGCCAAGCTGGCCTGGAAACTGTCTCGTGCCCAGTTGGCGGTATTGCGTGAGCTGTGCGCCTGGCGCGAGATACAGGCGCGTTCGCGTAACCTGCCGCGCAATCGCATCGTACGTGAGCACTCGTTGTGGCCGCTTGCCAAGACCCAGCCGGACAACCTGAGTGCCCTGGCCCGAATCGAAGACATGCACCCGCGTACGGTACGCCAGGATGGTGAGTTCCTGCTGGACCTGATCAAGAAGTCCGGCAATCTGCCGCCGGATCAATGGCCGCAGGCGTTGCCCGAGCCTTTGCCGATCGAGGCTTCCGGCATCCTCAAAGGCTTGCGGGCCATTGGTCAGCAATACGCTGAACAACTGAATATTGCCCCCGAGGTCGTGCTGCGCAAGAAGACCCTCGAAGCCTTGCTCAAGAGTGGCTACCCCGATGGCCCTTACACATTGCCCGATTCGCTGCGTGGCTGGCGTCGCGAATTAATGGGCCAGGCGCTGCTCGACAGCCTGGCCAATGCAGGAGAACAGCCTTGA
- the gvpU gene encoding gas vesicle accessory protein GvpU encodes MSDVNQAQSQPSPSQSHDDVIAQFKWQGKQIDWLLQWLVKFVANTKVELGITLSVGGNLVSGHLISHDAYFEQLAADISAPFSQFNNGTDESMKEMILSFKPGESNEDTPAFHFIHLKDCRTYSTDESPICDAGVLWRGRIAAVDGFTIGLIARK; translated from the coding sequence ATGTCGGACGTAAACCAGGCACAATCGCAACCGTCTCCCAGCCAAAGTCATGATGATGTAATCGCCCAGTTCAAGTGGCAGGGCAAGCAGATCGACTGGCTGCTTCAGTGGCTTGTCAAATTCGTTGCAAACACCAAGGTGGAACTGGGGATTACCCTGTCGGTAGGCGGGAATCTCGTTTCCGGCCATCTGATTTCCCATGATGCCTACTTTGAGCAACTGGCAGCAGATATCTCTGCACCTTTCTCCCAGTTCAATAATGGTACTGACGAGTCGATGAAGGAGATGATCCTGTCGTTCAAGCCGGGTGAGTCCAATGAAGATACTCCAGCGTTCCACTTCATCCATCTGAAGGACTGCAGAACGTACTCGACCGATGAAAGCCCTATCTGCGATGCGGGTGTGCTGTGGCGCGGCAGGATTGCCGCTGTCGATGGCTTCACCATCGGGCTCATTGCGCGAAAGTGA
- a CDS encoding YgaP family membrane protein gives MSDTSIIDRIDTPRLHNHPQQNVQGWERIGSLAGGVTMMGKGLRRGGVLGLVQLAIGGAVLARGITGHCSAKSLLEKSRSNLHSARSDIERAGAELRQLKDNAELAARTSVINGIDALKDPKNDV, from the coding sequence ATGAGCGACACCTCGATCATCGACAGAATCGACACCCCGCGACTGCACAACCATCCGCAGCAGAACGTCCAGGGCTGGGAGCGGATAGGCTCTCTGGCAGGCGGCGTGACAATGATGGGCAAGGGGCTGCGCCGTGGCGGCGTCCTGGGCCTTGTACAACTGGCCATTGGCGGTGCCGTACTGGCGCGCGGCATCACCGGGCACTGCTCGGCAAAAAGCCTGCTCGAAAAAAGCCGCAGCAACCTGCACAGTGCGCGCTCCGATATCGAACGCGCAGGCGCTGAGTTGAGACAGCTCAAGGATAATGCCGAACTGGCCGCCAGGACCTCGGTCATCAACGGCATCGATGCCTTGAAAGACCCGAAAAACGACGTCTGA
- a CDS encoding copper resistance protein B produces the protein MNRILHLSRLSGLLVALGPSMTMPALAADMSDMDHGSHSMHHDHAPSSAGQSRTPIPELTDEDRAAVYTSHTGHMVHDSAINTFFMADKLEWQNADQGSTLAWDLKGWVGGDTDRLWIRSEGERTDGKTGDAEIQALWGHAISPWWDLVAGARQDFKPGDPQTWAAFGIQGMALSNFEAQATAFIGEAGQSAARLEGDYDLLLTNRLILQPTAEFNVYSKNDAQRGIGSGLANTEIGLRLRYEIRREFAPYIGVSWNRTYGKTADYAREEGEDRSEAKWVLGIRMWF, from the coding sequence ATGAACAGAATCCTTCATCTTTCCCGTCTGTCCGGCCTGCTTGTGGCGTTGGGGCCATCAATGACAATGCCAGCCCTGGCAGCAGACATGAGCGACATGGATCACGGCAGCCATTCCATGCACCACGACCACGCTCCGTCCAGCGCCGGCCAGAGTCGTACGCCCATCCCGGAACTGACAGATGAAGACAGGGCTGCCGTCTACACCAGCCATACAGGCCATATGGTTCATGACAGCGCCATCAATACCTTCTTCATGGCCGACAAGCTGGAATGGCAGAACGCCGACCAGGGCAGCACGCTGGCGTGGGATCTCAAAGGCTGGGTCGGAGGTGATACCGATCGCCTGTGGATACGCTCCGAAGGCGAACGCACTGATGGCAAGACCGGGGACGCCGAAATCCAGGCGCTGTGGGGACACGCTATCAGCCCGTGGTGGGATCTGGTCGCGGGCGCACGCCAGGACTTCAAGCCGGGCGATCCGCAGACCTGGGCCGCTTTTGGCATTCAGGGCATGGCCCTTTCCAACTTCGAGGCTCAGGCCACAGCCTTCATCGGCGAAGCAGGCCAGAGCGCAGCACGCCTTGAAGGCGATTACGACCTGCTGCTGACCAACCGGCTCATTCTGCAGCCCACGGCCGAGTTCAACGTCTACAGCAAGAACGATGCGCAACGCGGCATTGGCTCCGGTCTGGCCAACACCGAAATCGGCCTGCGGCTTCGCTATGAAATCCGTCGGGAGTTCGCGCCTTATATTGGTGTGAGCTGGAACCGGACTTATGGCAAGACCGCCGATTATGCTCGCGAAGAAGGCGAAGATCGCAGCGAAGCGAAGTGGGTGCTGGGTATCAGGATGTGGTTCTAG
- a CDS encoding phosphoethanolamine transferase, with amino-acid sequence MLKIKAVRPEVVTLIASAFLLFGYNANLWQHLFEITGGSSKGIAMRIAFGVMIFCVFNVFLTLFSFRRVLKPVLVFLFFASAAVSYFMSEYGVMIDAGMFRNFAETNPTEVQGLLSLKLVIYIVLLGLLPSVLLWQTPINYRRWHRELFSKVLVCFICSVSIGGVALANYQGLSSLFRNHHELRLMVVPSNYIGASVGYLSEQIISSRRPFLAIGEDARRSPDWSTHTRKSLTVLVVGESARAENFGILGYGRNTTPKLNKQSGLVAFTDVYSCGTETAVSVPCMFSNMGRKDYNATRARNQEGLLDVLKRAGLEVIWRDNQSGCKGTCDRVAFQDVSNLKDPLLCANNECRDEILLQGLDTFIDSLDKDTVLVLHQMGSHGPEYFKRYPKAFEKFTPVCESNALNNCSRESIVNGYDNTLLYTDHVLSTLIDMLRSRQDKVDTAMLYLSDHGESLGEYNLFLHGTPYMLAPDQQKHVPMMIWLSDNYQKSFAVNPECLARERNAPLSQDNLFHSMLGLLRVDTKVYDPSLDMFSGCRSSIGNGVAINR; translated from the coding sequence ATGCTGAAAATCAAGGCTGTACGTCCAGAAGTTGTTACGTTGATTGCCAGTGCCTTTTTGTTGTTCGGTTATAACGCCAATCTTTGGCAGCATCTTTTTGAAATCACGGGAGGGAGCAGTAAAGGTATTGCCATGCGCATTGCTTTTGGTGTGATGATCTTTTGCGTGTTCAATGTTTTTCTGACACTGTTTTCATTCAGACGTGTACTCAAGCCGGTGTTGGTTTTTCTGTTTTTTGCCAGTGCTGCTGTTTCTTATTTCATGAGCGAATACGGCGTCATGATTGATGCTGGCATGTTTCGTAACTTTGCGGAAACCAATCCTACCGAAGTTCAAGGCCTGCTGTCCCTGAAACTGGTGATTTACATCGTCCTGCTGGGGCTTCTGCCGTCAGTATTGCTGTGGCAAACCCCGATCAACTATCGCCGCTGGCACCGTGAGCTGTTCAGCAAGGTGCTGGTCTGTTTTATCTGCTCGGTGTCGATTGGTGGAGTCGCGCTGGCGAATTATCAGGGGCTGTCGTCGCTGTTTCGCAATCACCATGAGCTGCGCCTGATGGTCGTGCCGAGCAACTATATTGGTGCCTCGGTTGGCTATCTGAGCGAGCAGATCATTTCGTCCCGGCGTCCGTTTCTGGCAATTGGCGAAGATGCCAGGCGCTCGCCGGACTGGTCGACGCATACTCGCAAATCCCTGACGGTCCTGGTGGTGGGTGAAAGTGCCCGGGCGGAGAATTTCGGCATTCTGGGCTATGGCCGCAATACCACGCCAAAGCTCAATAAACAGAGCGGTCTGGTGGCATTTACCGATGTGTATTCGTGCGGCACCGAGACGGCAGTGTCGGTGCCTTGCATGTTTTCCAATATGGGACGCAAGGATTACAACGCGACCAGGGCGCGCAATCAGGAAGGGCTGCTGGATGTGCTGAAACGTGCAGGTCTTGAAGTGATATGGCGCGATAACCAGTCTGGCTGTAAAGGCACGTGTGATCGCGTTGCTTTCCAGGATGTCAGCAACCTCAAGGACCCGTTACTGTGCGCCAACAATGAATGCCGGGACGAGATCCTGCTGCAAGGGCTCGACACGTTTATCGACAGTCTGGATAAAGACACCGTACTGGTACTGCACCAGATGGGCAGCCACGGGCCGGAGTATTTCAAGCGTTACCCAAAGGCGTTCGAGAAGTTTACGCCTGTCTGTGAAAGCAATGCGCTGAACAACTGCAGTCGTGAGAGTATTGTCAACGGTTATGATAATACCCTCTTATATACCGATCACGTGCTGTCCACATTGATCGATATGTTGCGCAGTCGTCAGGACAAGGTCGACACTGCTATGTTGTATCTCTCGGATCATGGTGAGTCTCTGGGCGAATATAATCTCTTCCTGCATGGCACTCCTTATATGTTGGCGCCGGATCAACAGAAACATGTACCGATGATGATATGGTTGTCCGATAACTATCAGAAGTCTTTTGCCGTCAATCCGGAGTGTCTGGCCAGGGAGCGTAATGCGCCGTTGAGTCAGGACAATCTCTTTCATTCCATGCTGGGCTTGTTGAGAGTTGACACCAAGGTTTATGACCCGAGTCTGGACATGTTTTCCGGTTGCAGAAGTTCGATCGGCAATGGCGTGGCAATCAACAGGTAA
- a CDS encoding D-2-hydroxyacid dehydrogenase, protein MRVLIAEHDYLIYTQLLRKVAPEVEIMSSGDSAELSRMAGECKVWLGQPDLLANLLRQGHKPQWLQSTWAGITPLLAEGVSRDYRLTRAVGIFGQVMAEYLLTYMLGHEREVLARLMSQVERKWDNRPGQSLYGRKALIVGAGDIGQRVAQFLVPFGVQVYGVASQARAQEPFIEVGALADLEQMVGDMDYVINLLPNTPATHDLYDARLFAAFKPSALFINVGRGVAVVDADLVEALKEGHLAGAVIDVCRQEPLPQRHPFWTAYGLLLTGHSSAPTSPVAMTELFVDNLKAFQAGEPLRGEVDFSRGY, encoded by the coding sequence ATGCGCGTTCTGATTGCCGAACACGATTACCTCATCTACACCCAACTGTTGCGCAAGGTAGCGCCCGAAGTTGAAATCATGAGCAGCGGCGATTCTGCCGAGCTGTCTCGCATGGCCGGTGAATGCAAGGTCTGGCTGGGACAGCCTGACCTGCTGGCCAATCTGTTGCGTCAGGGGCACAAGCCGCAGTGGTTGCAATCGACCTGGGCGGGGATTACCCCGTTGCTGGCCGAGGGCGTATCCAGGGATTATCGACTGACGCGGGCGGTCGGTATCTTCGGTCAGGTCATGGCCGAGTATCTGTTGACCTACATGCTCGGCCACGAACGTGAAGTGCTGGCGCGCCTGATGAGCCAGGTCGAACGCAAATGGGATAACCGTCCCGGCCAGAGTCTGTATGGCCGCAAGGCTCTGATCGTGGGCGCGGGAGATATCGGCCAGCGTGTCGCGCAGTTCCTGGTGCCTTTTGGTGTACAGGTCTACGGCGTCGCTTCGCAAGCGCGGGCCCAGGAACCGTTCATTGAAGTCGGTGCCCTGGCGGATCTGGAGCAGATGGTTGGCGACATGGATTACGTGATCAATCTGCTGCCCAACACACCGGCAACCCACGATTTATATGACGCAAGACTGTTCGCCGCATTCAAGCCCTCGGCGCTATTCATCAACGTCGGGCGTGGTGTAGCGGTGGTCGATGCGGATCTGGTGGAAGCCCTGAAGGAAGGGCACCTGGCTGGCGCTGTGATCGATGTCTGCCGTCAGGAGCCGCTGCCTCAGCGCCATCCGTTCTGGACCGCCTATGGCCTGCTGCTGACCGGGCACAGTTCTGCCCCGACATCGCCTGTGGCCATGACCGAATTGTTCGTCGATAACCTCAAGGCCTTTCAGGCGGGTGAGCCGCTGCGCGGAGAAGTGGATTTTTCGCGGGGGTATTGA
- a CDS encoding RNA methyltransferase yields the protein MANKRYACIGLYNPKSPENVGSVMRAAGCYGVASVFYTGKRYERARDFITDTKKIHQDIPLIGIEDLKSILPLGCIPVAVELVDGARALPEYTHPDRALYIFGPEDGSLDQEIRDWCEDVVYIPTEGCMNLAATVNVVLYDRMAKGINTRSGPQFGREKPDRS from the coding sequence GTGGCAAACAAACGGTACGCCTGCATCGGCCTTTACAACCCCAAATCCCCGGAAAACGTCGGATCGGTGATGCGGGCGGCGGGCTGTTATGGCGTGGCTTCGGTCTTCTACACCGGCAAACGCTACGAGCGCGCACGGGACTTCATCACCGATACCAAGAAGATCCATCAGGATATTCCGCTGATCGGCATCGAAGACCTCAAGAGTATCCTGCCCCTGGGCTGCATTCCGGTTGCGGTGGAACTGGTGGACGGCGCCCGCGCCCTGCCCGAATACACTCACCCGGATCGCGCCCTGTATATCTTCGGCCCGGAAGACGGTTCGCTGGATCAGGAAATCCGCGACTGGTGCGAAGACGTGGTCTACATCCCCACCGAGGGCTGCATGAACCTGGCGGCGACCGTCAACGTCGTGCTCTATGACCGAATGGCCAAAGGCATCAATACCCGCTCGGGTCCGCAATTCGGCCGGGAAAAGCCCGACCGCTCATGA
- a CDS encoding NAD-dependent malic enzyme yields MTNTSRPLYISYAGPSLLEMPLLNKGSAFTPQERVEFNLIGLLPQNVETIEEQVTRVYSQYKQCASDLDKHIYLRSIQDNNETLFFRLLDSHLDEMLPIIYTPTVGQACQEFSKIYRTHRGLFISYPERDRIDDILRSATKDRIKIIVVTDSERILGLGDQGIGGMGIPIGKLSLYTACGGISPAYTLPIVLDVGTNNRELLDDPMYMGWRHERVTGKEYDDFIATFIEAVQRRWPDVLLQFEDFAQSNAMPLLEKYRDELCCFNDDIQGTASVAVGTLLAACKAKNETLGQQKVVFLGAGSAGCGIAEHIIAAMKIEGLSESEARQRIFMVDRFGLLTEGMDNLLDFQQRLAHKAGDVAGWATGGEAFPQLLDVVTHAGATVLIGVSGQRGLFTEQVIRELHKHCAKPLVMPLSNPTSKVEATPEEILRWTDGNALVATGSPFAPVEINGRTVHIAQCNNSYIFPGIGLGVVACKASRITDRMLMAASNALAECSPMVSGLGDAVLPPLKEIQQVSRKIALAVAKEAQAEGLALETSDEVLLAAIERNFWVPEYRGYRRRSV; encoded by the coding sequence ATGACCAACACTTCGCGACCTTTGTACATTTCCTATGCCGGCCCCTCGCTGCTGGAAATGCCCCTTCTGAACAAGGGGAGTGCTTTTACCCCGCAAGAGCGGGTCGAATTCAATTTGATCGGGCTGCTGCCGCAGAACGTAGAGACGATCGAAGAGCAAGTCACCAGGGTGTACAGCCAGTACAAGCAGTGCGCCAGCGACCTGGACAAGCATATTTATCTGCGTTCGATCCAGGACAACAACGAGACTCTGTTCTTCCGCCTGCTGGACTCGCATCTGGACGAGATGTTACCGATTATCTACACCCCGACGGTCGGTCAGGCGTGTCAGGAATTCTCCAAGATCTACCGCACGCACCGCGGGCTGTTCATTTCCTACCCTGAACGCGACCGCATCGACGACATCTTGCGCAGCGCTACCAAAGACCGCATCAAAATCATCGTTGTCACCGATAGCGAACGCATTCTGGGCCTGGGCGACCAGGGGATCGGCGGCATGGGCATTCCGATCGGCAAGCTGTCGCTGTACACCGCTTGTGGTGGCATCAGCCCGGCCTATACCTTGCCGATCGTGCTGGATGTCGGTACCAATAACCGCGAACTGCTCGACGACCCGATGTATATGGGCTGGCGTCATGAGCGTGTGACCGGCAAGGAATATGACGACTTCATCGCCACCTTCATCGAGGCCGTTCAGCGTCGCTGGCCGGATGTGTTGCTGCAGTTCGAGGATTTCGCCCAGTCCAACGCCATGCCGCTGCTGGAGAAGTATCGCGACGAGCTGTGCTGCTTCAACGATGACATCCAGGGCACTGCATCAGTGGCCGTTGGCACCTTGCTTGCCGCCTGCAAGGCCAAGAACGAAACGCTGGGCCAGCAGAAGGTCGTGTTCCTGGGCGCCGGTTCTGCTGGCTGCGGGATTGCCGAGCACATCATTGCCGCGATGAAGATCGAAGGCCTGAGCGAAAGCGAAGCGCGTCAGCGTATTTTCATGGTCGACCGTTTCGGCTTGCTGACCGAGGGCATGGATAACCTGCTGGACTTCCAGCAGCGCCTGGCCCACAAGGCGGGTGATGTTGCGGGTTGGGCTACGGGCGGTGAAGCTTTCCCGCAGTTGCTCGATGTGGTGACGCATGCCGGTGCGACGGTGCTGATCGGTGTTTCGGGCCAGCGTGGTCTGTTCACTGAGCAAGTGATCCGTGAGTTGCACAAGCATTGTGCCAAGCCGCTGGTCATGCCGCTGTCGAACCCGACCTCCAAGGTCGAAGCCACGCCTGAAGAGATCCTGCGCTGGACCGATGGCAATGCGCTGGTTGCCACCGGCAGCCCGTTTGCGCCTGTGGAGATCAATGGTCGTACCGTGCATATCGCGCAGTGCAACAACTCCTATATTTTCCCGGGCATCGGTCTGGGTGTGGTGGCTTGCAAGGCTTCGCGTATCACTGACCGGATGCTGATGGCGGCTTCCAATGCATTGGCCGAATGCTCGCCGATGGTGTCCGGGCTTGGCGATGCGGTTCTGCCGCCGCTCAAGGAAATCCAGCAGGTCAGCCGCAAGATCGCCCTGGCTGTGGCCAAGGAAGCTCAGGCTGAAGGGCTGGCGCTTGAGACGTCGGATGAGGTGCTGCTGGCAGCCATCGAGCGTAATTTCTGGGTGCCTGAGTATCGCGGCTACCGTCGTCGCTCGGTCTGA
- a CDS encoding YcgN family cysteine cluster protein: protein MAAKVEPFWIRKTLEQLDRDEWESLCDGCGLCCLQKLEDEDDNSVYYTRIACKLLDLKTCQCSDYSNRRAFVPDCIQLTAGQADEFKWLPPTCGYRLVSEGKDLPLWHHLVCGDREAVHHERISQSGRMLSENSVPEDDWEDYLIFRAG, encoded by the coding sequence ATGGCCGCTAAAGTTGAACCCTTCTGGATACGCAAAACACTCGAACAACTGGACAGGGACGAGTGGGAATCGCTGTGCGATGGCTGCGGTCTGTGCTGCCTGCAAAAGCTGGAAGATGAGGACGACAACAGCGTTTACTACACGCGCATCGCCTGCAAGTTGCTGGACTTGAAAACCTGTCAGTGCTCCGATTACAGCAATCGTCGAGCCTTTGTGCCTGACTGCATTCAACTCACGGCCGGGCAGGCCGACGAGTTCAAATGGCTGCCGCCCACGTGTGGTTATCGTCTGGTCAGCGAAGGGAAGGATCTACCGCTCTGGCACCATCTGGTGTGCGGTGATCGCGAGGCTGTGCATCACGAGCGCATCTCCCAGTCGGGACGCATGCTCAGTGAGAACAGCGTGCCCGAGGACGACTGGGAGGATTATCTGATTTTCCGCGCCGGTTAA